The stretch of DNA TAAAATTCTGGAAGTCTGGAGGTCGCCGATGCGCGAAGCGATGCAGCTCGTCCCTATGGTCGTAGAACAGTCCAGCCGGGGAGAACGATCATTCGATATTTATTCCCGGCTTTTGCGCGAGCGGATTGTCTTCCTCAATGGCGAGGTGAACGACACCGTTTCGGCCCTCGTCTGCGCCCAGCTGCTGTTTCTGGAAGCCGAAAACCCCAAAAAGCCCATCTACCTCTATATCAATTCGCCGGGCGGCGTCGTGACCAGCGGCCTCGCCATGTATGACACCATGCGCTACATCCGCGCGCCGGTTCACACGCTCTGCATGGGCACGGCCCGCTCCATGGGATCGTTTCTGCTGATGGCGGGGGAGCCTGGCGAGCGGGCCGCCCTGCCAAATGCAAGCATCCTGATCCACCAGCCATCCGGCGGTTTTCAGGGGCAGGCGACCGATATGCAAATTCACGCCGAGGAAATCCTGAAAACAAAGCAGCGTATGACACGGCTCTATGCGGAACATTGCGGGCGCTCCTATGAGGATTTCGAACGCGCCATGGACCGCGACCGCTTCATGACGTCGCAAGAAGCATTGGAATGGGGCTTGATCGACAAGATCATGCAGATCCGCGAAGCCCCGGCCGATGAGTAAGGGATATGGGCGGGTTATCTTCGCGCGTTCGACGGCAGGTCCGCGCGTCGGGCTGCGACGCCCTGGGGGACGAGACTGAGGGCGGCGATGCCGGCCTCTTCGGCTGCGCGCAGAAG from Rhizobium sp. N324 encodes:
- a CDS encoding ATP-dependent Clp protease proteolytic subunit — its product is MREAMQLVPMVVEQSSRGERSFDIYSRLLRERIVFLNGEVNDTVSALVCAQLLFLEAENPKKPIYLYINSPGGVVTSGLAMYDTMRYIRAPVHTLCMGTARSMGSFLLMAGEPGERAALPNASILIHQPSGGFQGQATDMQIHAEEILKTKQRMTRLYAEHCGRSYEDFERAMDRDRFMTSQEALEWGLIDKIMQIREAPADE